A window of the Paenibacillus woosongensis genome harbors these coding sequences:
- a CDS encoding heavy metal translocating P-type ATPase yields MQAIHKRVNAIQQSASANSPDPRRRRRQSLLHMLKHREIIIALGSGVLMLTAWGVGSFSQTISVLLYIAAYFTGGFMKAKEGLETLIKDRDLDVNLLMIAAALGAASIGYWNEGAMLIFIFALSGALESFASERSHKDISELISLKPETAVKVGQDGMKVVPVEELAIGDLLLVKPGEVIPADGVVQSGSSAVNQAAITGESIPVDKALGDSVFAGTLNGEGALYVEVTSPAEGTLFAKIIALVEQAQNETPESQRFIKRLEGIYAKTIVAATAALILLAPLVLGWSWSFTFYKAMVFLVVASPCALVSSVMPAMLSAMSKSARKGVLFKGGAHMDNLGNTKVVAFDKTGTLTAGQPVVTELFVADGYDRLDVLAACASAESLSEHPLAKAIVNKAVSEGLQIKEAEDMRAITGWGIEARVNGRMWRIGKASEQDAAMPAALMERLKILVGEGNTVSLIMQDNDYVGLVALQDVIRPQAVAAISKLREMGIATVMLTGDRSGTAEAIAREAGVDQVFGDLLPEDKVNHVRSLREKHGHIVMVGDGVNDAPALASATVGMAMGTGGTGAALEVADVVLMNDNLEMVAETVALARRARRIVKQNLVFAAAVILTLIVGNFVQGISLPLGVIGHEGSTLLVILNGLRLLR; encoded by the coding sequence ATGCAAGCGATACACAAAAGAGTTAACGCAATTCAGCAATCCGCGTCCGCAAATTCGCCGGATCCGCGGAGACGGCGGCGCCAGTCGCTGCTTCACATGCTGAAGCATCGGGAGATTATTATTGCGCTGGGCAGTGGCGTGCTTATGTTAACGGCTTGGGGAGTAGGATCGTTCTCGCAAACGATATCCGTGCTGCTCTACATTGCCGCTTATTTTACGGGAGGATTCATGAAAGCCAAAGAAGGGCTAGAGACGTTAATCAAGGATCGCGATCTGGACGTAAACCTGCTGATGATCGCCGCGGCGCTGGGAGCTGCCTCTATTGGCTATTGGAATGAAGGCGCGATGCTCATCTTCATTTTCGCCTTGAGCGGCGCGCTGGAGTCCTTTGCCAGCGAACGCAGCCATAAGGATATCTCCGAGCTGATTTCCTTAAAACCGGAAACTGCGGTAAAGGTGGGCCAGGACGGGATGAAGGTCGTCCCTGTGGAAGAATTGGCGATCGGCGACCTTCTGCTCGTGAAGCCGGGCGAGGTAATTCCCGCGGACGGAGTAGTGCAAAGCGGCAGTTCGGCCGTCAACCAAGCTGCCATTACGGGGGAATCGATACCGGTGGATAAAGCGCTAGGCGACAGCGTGTTTGCCGGAACATTGAACGGAGAAGGAGCTCTGTATGTTGAAGTAACGAGCCCGGCTGAAGGAACTCTCTTTGCCAAAATTATCGCACTCGTCGAGCAGGCGCAGAATGAGACGCCGGAGTCCCAACGCTTCATCAAACGGCTGGAAGGCATTTATGCCAAAACTATCGTGGCAGCGACAGCAGCGCTTATTCTGCTTGCTCCGCTGGTGCTCGGCTGGAGCTGGTCGTTTACTTTTTATAAAGCGATGGTCTTCCTCGTCGTGGCTTCACCTTGCGCTCTGGTCTCTTCTGTGATGCCAGCGATGCTATCGGCCATGTCCAAAAGCGCTAGAAAGGGCGTCCTCTTTAAGGGGGGAGCGCATATGGACAATTTGGGCAACACGAAGGTAGTGGCTTTCGACAAGACGGGCACGTTAACGGCTGGGCAGCCGGTCGTCACCGAATTGTTCGTGGCTGACGGCTATGACCGCTTGGATGTGCTGGCGGCTTGTGCTTCCGCTGAAAGCTTGTCTGAGCATCCGCTTGCCAAGGCGATCGTAAACAAGGCAGTCAGCGAAGGTCTGCAAATCAAGGAGGCCGAGGATATGAGAGCCATTACTGGCTGGGGCATCGAGGCCAGAGTGAATGGACGGATGTGGCGCATTGGCAAGGCTAGTGAGCAGGACGCCGCCATGCCGGCCGCATTGATGGAGCGGCTGAAGATATTGGTAGGAGAGGGCAATACCGTCTCGCTGATTATGCAGGACAATGATTATGTGGGCCTGGTTGCTCTGCAGGATGTCATTCGCCCTCAGGCGGTTGCTGCAATCTCCAAGCTGCGCGAGATGGGGATTGCCACGGTGATGCTGACGGGAGACCGTAGCGGGACGGCCGAGGCTATAGCGAGAGAGGCTGGCGTGGATCAGGTGTTTGGCGATTTGCTGCCGGAGGATAAGGTAAATCATGTTCGAAGCCTCCGGGAAAAGCACGGACATATCGTGATGGTCGGCGACGGCGTCAACGATGCCCCAGCCCTTGCATCCGCCACGGTCGGCATGGCTATGGGCACGGGCGGAACAGGAGCCGCACTTGAGGTGGCGGATGTCGTGCTGATGAACGATAATTTGGAAATGGTTGCGGAGACCGTAGCATTGGCTCGCCGCGCCCGCAGAATCGTGAAGCAAAATCTCGTGTTTGCCGCGGCCGTCATTCTGACGTTAATCGTAGGCAACTTTGTTCAAGGCATATCGCTTCCGCTCGGTGTGATTGGGCATGAGGGCAGCACGCTTCTCGTCATTTTGAACGGGCTGCGCCTGCTTCGTTGA
- a CDS encoding homocysteine synthase, producing the protein MSEERQLGLETLAVHAGQEIDPTTYSRAVPLYQTTSYGFRDTEHAANLFGLKEFGNIYSRIMNPTNDVFEKRIAALEGGVGALATSSGQAAITFSILNIAGAGDEIVSSATLYGGTYNLFSTTLAKLGIKVTFVDSSNPENFRAAITDKTKALYAETIGNPKGDVLDIEAVAAIAHEHGIPLIVDNTFPSPYLLQPIKHGADIVVHSATKFIGGHGTSIGGVIVDGGKFDWKASGKFPGLTEPDPSYNGVVYTEALGPLAYIIKARVQLQRDLGASLSPFNAWLLLQGLETLHLRVERHSENALKVAKHLEAHPNVEWVSYAGLPSHESYALAQKYLPKGQGAILTFGIKGGVEAGRKLINSVKLFSHLANVGDSKSLIIHPASTTHLQLSPEEQLSAGVTPGLIRLSIGTESIEDILYDLDQAIAASQA; encoded by the coding sequence ATGTCTGAAGAGCGTCAACTCGGTCTTGAAACACTTGCGGTTCATGCGGGTCAGGAAATTGATCCCACTACTTATTCTCGCGCGGTACCGCTGTATCAAACAACATCCTATGGCTTCCGCGATACGGAGCATGCGGCCAATTTGTTCGGACTGAAGGAATTTGGCAACATTTACTCCCGTATCATGAACCCGACGAACGATGTGTTCGAGAAAAGAATCGCGGCGCTCGAAGGCGGCGTTGGCGCACTTGCCACGAGCTCCGGTCAGGCAGCGATTACGTTCTCGATCCTGAATATCGCAGGTGCCGGGGATGAAATCGTCTCCTCCGCAACGTTGTACGGCGGAACGTATAATCTGTTCTCTACTACGCTAGCGAAGCTGGGAATCAAAGTGACTTTCGTGGATTCGTCCAACCCGGAAAATTTCCGCGCGGCGATCACAGATAAGACCAAAGCTCTGTATGCAGAGACGATCGGTAATCCGAAGGGCGATGTCCTTGATATCGAAGCGGTAGCCGCGATTGCTCACGAACACGGCATTCCGCTTATCGTAGACAACACCTTCCCAAGCCCGTACCTGCTTCAGCCGATTAAGCACGGGGCAGACATTGTTGTGCACTCAGCAACGAAGTTCATCGGCGGACACGGCACTTCCATTGGCGGCGTCATCGTTGACGGCGGGAAGTTCGACTGGAAGGCCAGCGGCAAATTCCCGGGGCTGACCGAGCCGGATCCGAGCTACAACGGCGTTGTCTATACGGAAGCGCTTGGCCCGCTGGCTTACATTATTAAAGCCCGCGTACAACTGCAGCGCGACCTGGGCGCATCCTTGTCTCCATTTAACGCTTGGCTGCTTCTTCAGGGTCTGGAGACGCTGCATCTGCGCGTAGAACGCCATAGTGAGAACGCGCTTAAGGTAGCGAAGCATTTGGAAGCACATCCGAATGTCGAATGGGTCAGCTATGCTGGACTTCCTAGCCATGAATCCTATGCGCTTGCCCAGAAATATCTGCCAAAGGGCCAAGGCGCAATCCTGACCTTTGGAATCAAGGGCGGCGTAGAAGCTGGCCGCAAGCTGATCAACAGCGTGAAGCTGTTCTCGCACTTGGCCAACGTCGGCGATTCCAAATCCTTGATCATTCATCCGGCAAGCACGACGCATCTGCAGCTGTCTCCGGAGGAGCAATTGTCGGCAGGCGTTACTCCTGGACTCATTCGCCTGTCCATCGGCACAGAGTCGATTGAAGATATCCTCTATGATCTCGATCAAGCGATTGCGGCAAGCCAGGCCTAA
- a CDS encoding ATP-binding cassette domain-containing protein has product MIKINHLYKMYRKGHMALDDVNLTIGEGMVGLLGPNGAGKTSLMRILATLIRPSSGDALIHGVSLKNAEDIRKMIGYLPQQFQVYPQLTGAEFLDYVAVMKGMSDPRKRKAEISRLLEEVNLAEKGNKRIRTYSGGMRRRLGIAQALLGSPQVLIVDEPTAGLDPEERVRFRNLLSGLAWAGLCCCPRISLRTLRATAGRSPCLIGGKYGFLGI; this is encoded by the coding sequence ATGATCAAGATCAACCATTTGTATAAAATGTACCGGAAGGGCCATATGGCGCTGGATGACGTCAATTTGACGATCGGCGAGGGCATGGTCGGCCTTCTCGGGCCTAATGGTGCAGGCAAAACCTCGCTGATGCGCATCCTGGCTACATTAATCCGTCCGAGCTCGGGAGACGCATTGATTCATGGAGTATCGCTGAAGAACGCGGAGGACATCCGGAAAATGATCGGGTATTTGCCGCAGCAGTTTCAAGTATATCCTCAACTGACTGGAGCGGAATTTTTGGATTATGTCGCCGTAATGAAGGGAATGAGCGATCCGCGCAAGCGCAAGGCGGAAATTTCCCGCCTGCTGGAGGAGGTCAACCTTGCGGAGAAGGGAAATAAGCGCATCCGCACGTATTCCGGCGGCATGAGAAGGCGCCTTGGAATTGCTCAGGCGCTGCTCGGCTCCCCTCAGGTGCTGATCGTTGACGAGCCGACTGCCGGATTGGACCCGGAGGAGCGCGTGCGCTTCCGCAATCTGCTTAGCGGTTTAGCCTGGGCCGGATTGTGCTGCTGTCCACGCATATCGTTGCGGACATTGAGAGCAACTGCCGGCAGATCGCCGTGCTTGATCGGGGGGAAGTACGGTTTTCTGGGGATTTAA
- a CDS encoding AEC family transporter, with amino-acid sequence MLYSVLNTMLQVIVPISIPVISGALLKRFQKLDTRPLVTLYLYFLNPALILETLAKADISYQDIYQTLGFSLLNLILLWLVAAAAGRLLKLPSDEKAGLTLVATFTNSVNYGLPLVLLAFGQLGLDKASVYVIGQMIIVNTIGVYLAARSSFSMKQAVKSVFTLPSIYAAAAAILLRATGFSLPFGIAQGISMAAAAYSPVVLAILGAQMVGVAGVPMNAGSKRAFRAGIATRMLLSPIVALLALWLLQIDGVLFAVLFILACMPAAVNASALAEKFGASPQTVSKCVLWTTIASFVTLPVLIVLLQ; translated from the coding sequence ATGCTGTATTCTGTCCTAAACACCATGCTGCAAGTCATCGTGCCGATCTCAATTCCCGTCATTTCGGGGGCACTCCTCAAGCGATTTCAGAAGCTCGATACCAGACCGCTGGTTACGCTCTACCTGTATTTCCTGAACCCGGCCCTGATCCTTGAGACGCTGGCCAAGGCGGATATTTCATATCAAGACATTTACCAGACGCTTGGCTTCTCGCTGCTGAATCTTATACTGCTCTGGCTGGTCGCCGCCGCGGCAGGCCGGCTTCTAAAGCTTCCGTCCGATGAAAAAGCGGGGCTCACTCTCGTTGCGACGTTTACAAATAGTGTAAACTACGGCCTGCCGCTCGTTCTGCTCGCCTTCGGCCAGCTCGGACTGGACAAAGCCTCCGTCTACGTCATCGGCCAAATGATCATCGTCAATACGATAGGCGTGTATTTGGCGGCACGCTCCAGCTTTTCCATGAAGCAAGCGGTGAAATCGGTATTTACCTTGCCATCCATATATGCAGCCGCTGCCGCCATTTTGCTCAGAGCTACCGGATTCTCACTGCCCTTCGGCATCGCTCAGGGCATATCGATGGCTGCAGCCGCTTATTCACCCGTCGTGCTTGCCATCCTCGGCGCGCAAATGGTTGGTGTAGCCGGCGTTCCGATGAATGCGGGCTCCAAACGGGCATTCCGGGCCGGTATCGCCACCCGGATGCTGCTGTCGCCTATAGTCGCCCTGCTCGCCCTTTGGCTGCTGCAAATCGACGGCGTGCTGTTCGCCGTACTGTTCATCCTCGCCTGCATGCCTGCTGCAGTGAACGCTTCAGCGCTCGCCGAGAAATTCGGCGCCTCGCCGCAGACAGTATCCAAATGCGTACTGTGGACGACGATCGCCTCCTTTGTCACTTTGCCGGTACTGATCGTCCTGCTGCAGTAA
- the def gene encoding peptide deformylase has product MSKFNRDYLITMDDIVREGSDILRVVTEPVSIPPTKEDQEEMAAMLQFLKNSQDPEMSKKYKLRAGVGLSANQIGLNKRMFAAYLTDDHGQSREYALYNPKIISHSEAMIYLPESEGCLSVDRSVQGFVPRYEKVQVRAYDGEGNEVKLRFKGFDAIVMQHEIDHLNGIMFYDHINKEHPYKLPSGVPIASLY; this is encoded by the coding sequence ATGAGTAAATTCAATAGAGACTATTTGATTACTATGGACGATATCGTAAGAGAGGGCAGTGATATTCTCCGGGTGGTCACCGAGCCTGTTAGCATTCCGCCGACGAAGGAAGACCAAGAAGAGATGGCAGCGATGCTGCAATTTTTGAAGAACAGCCAGGACCCCGAAATGTCCAAAAAATACAAGCTTCGGGCCGGTGTTGGACTATCGGCTAACCAGATTGGCCTTAATAAACGGATGTTTGCGGCCTATCTCACCGATGATCACGGACAATCCCGGGAATATGCCCTCTATAATCCGAAAATTATCAGCCATTCCGAAGCGATGATCTATTTGCCGGAGAGCGAGGGCTGCCTGTCCGTCGACAGATCCGTTCAGGGATTCGTCCCCCGCTACGAGAAGGTGCAGGTCAGGGCCTATGATGGGGAAGGCAATGAGGTGAAGCTGCGGTTCAAAGGCTTCGACGCGATCGTCATGCAGCATGAAATCGATCATTTGAACGGCATTATGTTCTACGATCATATCAATAAAGAGCATCCTTACAAGCTGCCGAGCGGCGTGCCTATCGCGAGCTTGTATTAG
- a CDS encoding YqkE family protein → MAKRRDSKPSTASKGDKPATLKDLLGADTISKLKEQAANLEREQEERKAAARKQAEEARRAEQKRLESDFEYLLNNSDMDWHKYK, encoded by the coding sequence ATGGCCAAGAGAAGAGATTCCAAGCCTTCGACTGCTTCCAAGGGAGATAAGCCCGCGACGCTTAAAGATCTGCTTGGGGCGGATACGATCAGCAAGCTTAAAGAACAGGCCGCGAATCTGGAGCGTGAGCAAGAGGAGCGGAAGGCTGCTGCCCGAAAACAGGCGGAAGAGGCTCGTCGGGCGGAGCAGAAAAGATTGGAGAGCGATTTTGAGTATTTGCTGAATAACAGCGACATGGATTGGCATAAATACAAATAA
- a CDS encoding type II toxin-antitoxin system PemK/MazF family toxin has product MRNEQENNHHAVNRSASQPSARVRALQKLKEEQINAWKPVKIEMAQYWIEHEKVQMKRRMARGAVHFCNFGENIGCEQNEERPVVVVSNNTVNSTSGNVIVVPLTKNLKTRTSPKTGQPVLTKEGKPIPRFQSHYFLFKSKYDFLAFDSAAKTEEATSVSKIRLKEHLGNLDEEDMNRLENRLKWTLGF; this is encoded by the coding sequence ATGAGAAACGAGCAGGAAAACAATCATCATGCTGTGAATAGATCCGCATCCCAGCCCAGTGCCCGCGTCAGAGCGCTGCAAAAATTGAAAGAGGAGCAAATCAACGCCTGGAAGCCCGTTAAAATCGAAATGGCGCAATACTGGATTGAGCATGAGAAGGTGCAAATGAAACGGAGAATGGCCCGGGGTGCAGTACATTTTTGCAATTTCGGAGAAAATATCGGCTGCGAGCAAAACGAAGAGCGGCCTGTCGTCGTCGTATCGAACAATACGGTAAACTCTACGTCTGGCAACGTCATCGTCGTACCGCTCACCAAAAATTTAAAAACACGCACCAGTCCGAAAACCGGCCAACCGGTTTTAACGAAGGAAGGCAAACCGATTCCGCGTTTTCAAAGTCATTATTTTCTGTTCAAAAGCAAATATGACTTCCTTGCCTTCGATTCCGCTGCCAAAACGGAAGAAGCTACGTCTGTCAGCAAAATACGCTTAAAGGAGCACCTCGGTAATTTGGATGAAGAGGATATGAACCGCCTGGAAAACCGGCTGAAATGGACGCTGGGCTTTTAG
- a CDS encoding TetR-like C-terminal domain-containing protein — protein MPPRPGLDTHTVLMAAVEIADQQGVQAVTIASVAAALGVRSPSLYNHIRGLEELKALLALYALEQLYSSVREAVEGLAGKEGLVCFAHAYIRFARLHPGLYESAQLMPQGMNREEIGLAKERVVDLVLQLLEPYGLPQEDALHAVRGLRSLIHGFAALQKLGGFGLPLSVEESLDFNLRVFLKGLAQ, from the coding sequence ATGCCACCAAGACCTGGTCTTGATACCCATACAGTATTGATGGCTGCGGTGGAGATTGCCGACCAGCAGGGCGTTCAGGCCGTAACGATCGCTTCGGTCGCAGCCGCCCTAGGAGTTCGTTCTCCATCGCTGTATAACCATATCCGCGGGCTCGAAGAGCTGAAAGCTCTGCTTGCCCTGTATGCTCTGGAACAGCTCTATAGCAGTGTTCGTGAAGCAGTGGAAGGGCTGGCGGGAAAGGAGGGGCTTGTATGTTTTGCCCACGCCTATATCCGCTTTGCCCGCCTGCATCCCGGACTGTACGAGAGCGCCCAGCTCATGCCGCAAGGGATGAACCGGGAGGAAATCGGGCTGGCGAAGGAACGTGTTGTTGATCTGGTGCTGCAGCTTCTAGAGCCTTACGGGCTTCCGCAGGAGGATGCCCTGCATGCAGTTCGCGGACTGCGGAGTTTGATTCATGGCTTCGCCGCGCTGCAGAAACTCGGCGGCTTCGGCCTGCCGCTATCTGTGGAGGAGAGCCTGGACTTCAATTTGCGGGTTTTTCTCAAGGGGCTGGCGCAATAA
- a CDS encoding MBL fold metallo-hydrolase: MRIIQREYLRQLTFMPRVFPVNCYLVEEEESLTLVDAALPYSAAGIMQAVKDSGKPLVRIVLTHAHDDHVGALDKLKASFPEAEVYISERDALLLAGDRSLQPGEPQMPIRGGVPKSVKTRADHLVREGDSIGSLQVIAAPGHTPGSLSLLDMRTRTLLVGDAFHTRGGLTVSGHLRLSFPFPALATWNKEAAVASAVRLAEHRPALIGAGHGEMLNDPDRAMQAAILAARRQLERNN, encoded by the coding sequence ATGAGGATCATTCAGCGTGAATATTTAAGGCAATTAACGTTTATGCCCAGAGTGTTTCCGGTAAATTGTTACCTGGTTGAGGAGGAGGAGAGCCTTACTTTAGTAGATGCCGCTCTTCCCTATAGTGCGGCCGGGATCATGCAGGCGGTCAAGGATAGCGGCAAACCGCTGGTACGAATCGTATTGACCCATGCCCATGATGACCATGTAGGGGCTTTGGATAAATTGAAGGCGAGCTTTCCAGAAGCAGAGGTTTATATATCCGAGCGTGATGCTCTGCTGCTTGCCGGCGACCGGAGCCTCCAGCCTGGCGAGCCGCAGATGCCGATCCGGGGCGGGGTGCCCAAATCCGTCAAGACCCGGGCGGATCATCTCGTCCGAGAAGGAGACAGCATCGGCTCCCTGCAGGTCATTGCTGCTCCCGGCCACACACCGGGTTCGCTCTCGCTGCTCGACATGAGAACAAGGACACTGCTCGTCGGCGATGCTTTCCACACAAGAGGAGGGCTTACCGTATCGGGGCATCTGCGTCTAAGCTTTCCTTTCCCGGCGCTGGCTACATGGAATAAAGAGGCCGCAGTCGCAAGCGCGGTCAGGCTGGCGGAGCATCGGCCCGCCCTGATTGGGGCAGGGCATGGAGAGATGCTGAATGATCCGGACAGGGCGATGCAGGCAGCAATACTGGCGGCGCGGCGCCAATTGGAGCGAAATAATTAG
- a CDS encoding TetR/AcrR family transcriptional regulator, protein MKAPNKKPLGRPPVQQEGLPTSQHILFIASKLFMEKGFESVSMNMVAQHSGVTKASVYYYFPTKNELFVASMVAVLVNVRQRIETLLAQPGSFRERLELIAQNYLRVPQIHMDDMAEKVKHHLTEEQHNQLNQHENALYEALETGFADAARQGEIHCDDPFLTAHLYVSMLRIGERLYSNNAYLFETHEEAAAKIVAFLWRGIHK, encoded by the coding sequence ATGAAAGCACCGAACAAGAAGCCCTTGGGAAGGCCTCCCGTGCAGCAGGAAGGGCTGCCTACTTCGCAGCATATTTTATTCATAGCCTCTAAGCTGTTTATGGAGAAAGGCTTCGAATCCGTCTCCATGAATATGGTTGCGCAGCATTCGGGCGTAACCAAAGCTTCCGTCTATTACTACTTTCCAACCAAAAACGAACTGTTCGTGGCCTCGATGGTCGCTGTACTCGTCAATGTGAGGCAGCGGATCGAGACGCTGCTTGCTCAGCCAGGCTCTTTTCGGGAACGGCTTGAGCTCATTGCCCAAAATTATTTGCGCGTTCCGCAGATACATATGGACGACATGGCGGAAAAGGTGAAGCATCATTTGACCGAGGAGCAGCATAATCAGTTGAACCAGCATGAGAACGCCCTGTACGAGGCGCTGGAGACCGGCTTCGCCGATGCCGCCAGGCAGGGGGAGATCCACTGCGATGACCCTTTTCTTACGGCGCATTTATATGTGTCCATGCTAAGGATTGGTGAACGGCTCTATTCGAATAATGCGTACTTGTTCGAGACGCATGAGGAAGCAGCAGCTAAAATCGTAGCCTTTCTGTGGAGGGGCATTCACAAATAA